In one window of Armatimonadota bacterium DNA:
- a CDS encoding exonuclease SbcCD subunit D, translating into MRLLHLGDLHLGTENYGRPDPATGLNTRLFDFLRCFDVAVDRAIEREADLVVFVGDAYRSREPNPTHQREFARRIFRLVSAGTPVLLLVGNHDLPSLPAKASSLDVFSALEVPGVAVIRQPQVLDMETKSGVVRCACFPALPRAALLEDGDRRLDADALRRTLSRRLTQKLADLGAKVGDFTPAILAAHIGVEGAMVGSEASLVSGTEPLVPVQAVADSRYAYVALGHVHRFQEMDGGPPPVVYCGSLERVDFGEEGQQKGFVIVDIERGKTSYEFVPTPARRFVTIEVATRGPDATAEVEAAIATVEVADAVVRTRVMMDEEQPLDEERLRGSLRDAYAALPIQKEVRSPRVAPRAPGVAERMTDPLAALDEYLELRGVSAQRARDMRAKAEAILATMRQETEPSFGAAESELDLGMNEADADTSSASPASEPSGDADASDGERTADA; encoded by the coding sequence ATGAGGCTGCTGCACCTCGGCGATCTTCACCTCGGCACGGAGAACTACGGCCGGCCTGATCCCGCAACCGGCCTCAACACTCGGCTGTTTGATTTCCTGCGCTGCTTCGACGTCGCCGTGGACCGCGCGATCGAGCGGGAGGCGGACCTGGTCGTCTTTGTCGGCGACGCGTACCGCAGCCGCGAGCCCAACCCAACGCACCAGCGCGAGTTCGCGCGGCGCATCTTCCGGCTCGTGAGCGCGGGCACTCCGGTGCTCCTTCTGGTCGGGAATCACGATCTGCCGTCGCTGCCGGCGAAGGCGAGTTCGCTGGACGTATTCTCGGCGCTGGAGGTGCCGGGCGTTGCCGTGATCCGGCAACCGCAAGTGCTGGACATGGAGACGAAGTCGGGGGTGGTGCGTTGCGCCTGTTTCCCCGCGCTGCCGCGGGCGGCTTTGCTGGAGGACGGCGACCGGCGGCTTGACGCGGACGCGCTGCGACGGACGTTGTCGCGCAGGCTGACGCAGAAGCTCGCCGACCTCGGGGCGAAAGTGGGCGACTTCACGCCCGCCATCCTGGCGGCTCACATAGGGGTGGAGGGGGCGATGGTCGGCTCCGAGGCGAGTCTGGTAAGCGGGACGGAGCCGCTGGTGCCGGTCCAGGCGGTCGCCGATTCGCGGTATGCCTATGTGGCCCTCGGGCACGTACACCGCTTTCAGGAAATGGACGGCGGCCCGCCGCCGGTGGTGTACTGCGGCAGCCTGGAGCGCGTGGACTTCGGCGAGGAGGGGCAGCAGAAGGGCTTCGTGATTGTTGACATCGAGCGCGGCAAGACGAGCTACGAGTTCGTGCCGACGCCGGCGCGGCGTTTCGTTACGATCGAGGTGGCGACCAGAGGTCCGGACGCTACGGCGGAGGTCGAGGCGGCGATAGCGACGGTGGAGGTGGCGGATGCGGTGGTGCGAACGCGGGTCATGATGGATGAAGAGCAGCCGCTGGACGAGGAGCGGCTGCGCGGTTCGCTACGCGACGCGTACGCCGCCCTGCCGATACAGAAGGAGGTACGCTCGCCGCGAGTGGCGCCGCGGGCGCCGGGAGTGGCGGAGCGCATGACGGATCCGCTGGCGGCGCTCGATGAATACCTGGAGCTCCGCGGCGTTTCAGCGCAACGCGCGCGGGACATGCGAGCCAAGGCTGAAGCCATCCTCGCGACCATGCGTCAGGAAACGGAGCCGTCCTTTGGCGCGGCCGAGAGCGAGCTGGATCTGGGGATGAATGAGGCAGACGCAGACACATCCTCCGCGAGTCCCGCGTCCGAGCCGTCTGGCGATGCCGACGCCTCGGACGGCGAGCGGACCGCAGACGCATAG
- a CDS encoding SMC family ATPase, giving the protein MIPVRLYLRDFMSYGEPGEELDFSFHTACLCGDNGNGKSALLDAMTWALWGRAPRLEGTQSKTEEVIRRADGVNEALVEFQFSVDDELYRVLRRLRRGRGQTLELYLSQGDSWRPLTGATKTDTQGVIQSLLGLDYHTFVMSSFLFQGRADSFTRAAPTERKEVLGGILRLDVYDELAKRARDLARECEGRAKQLADEVERLQAQADCEAEVEQRAQAAAAALAEAEKSLAQCDEGLEQARTRKATAERAAEELRRVEAGLKQAVAHADSLARQESGLRRRVEGYRAALAEEGAVREAMARLEQARERDADLSARREQAAEADSVRQQARAAIGAEQARLEQELQHAENAVAEARKAAGEADDVARQTAEFESQIRACQDAEAALESCREEMERLRTKRAADEQTERALRTELADIGARLEVLAKASARCPLCEQALGDELRKRLLTDARSLADSKEASADELTRAGEDAARTLKQLEAKMSSIQPHVARAGPLQKQLGELQRRAEEARAAGTKAERLEQRAQELRRMLESQSFAPEERRRLTAAEQRLAETAYEPAEHRRVQETIRALAGTEKKLGALEAARASLPQDEEHLAQV; this is encoded by the coding sequence ATGATCCCCGTCAGACTATACCTGCGCGATTTCATGTCGTACGGCGAGCCGGGCGAGGAGTTGGACTTCTCGTTCCACACGGCGTGCCTGTGCGGGGACAACGGCAACGGGAAGTCCGCTCTGCTCGACGCGATGACGTGGGCGCTGTGGGGCAGGGCGCCGCGGCTGGAGGGGACGCAGTCAAAGACCGAGGAGGTCATCCGGCGCGCTGACGGAGTGAACGAGGCGCTGGTCGAGTTCCAGTTCAGCGTGGACGATGAGCTGTACCGCGTGCTGCGCCGGCTGCGCCGAGGCCGCGGGCAGACGCTGGAGTTGTACCTGTCCCAAGGCGACTCATGGCGTCCACTCACGGGCGCGACGAAGACGGACACGCAGGGGGTCATCCAATCGCTGCTCGGGCTGGACTATCACACATTCGTGATGTCCTCCTTTCTGTTCCAGGGGCGGGCGGACAGTTTCACCCGGGCGGCGCCGACGGAGCGCAAGGAGGTGCTCGGCGGGATTCTGCGTCTGGATGTGTACGACGAGTTGGCCAAGCGGGCGCGGGATCTTGCGCGCGAGTGTGAGGGGCGGGCGAAACAGTTAGCCGACGAGGTGGAGCGCCTGCAAGCGCAGGCGGACTGCGAAGCCGAAGTAGAACAGCGGGCGCAGGCCGCGGCGGCGGCGCTTGCGGAAGCCGAGAAGTCCCTGGCGCAATGCGACGAAGGCCTGGAACAGGCGCGGACACGCAAAGCGACGGCGGAGCGGGCGGCGGAGGAACTGCGTCGAGTCGAAGCGGGGCTCAAGCAGGCGGTAGCACATGCGGATTCGCTGGCGCGGCAGGAGTCTGGTCTGCGGCGACGAGTCGAGGGCTATCGCGCGGCGCTGGCGGAAGAGGGGGCGGTGCGCGAGGCGATGGCGCGTTTGGAGCAGGCGCGCGAGCGCGATGCCGACCTGAGCGCGCGGCGCGAACAGGCGGCGGAGGCGGACTCCGTCCGGCAGCAGGCGCGTGCGGCGATTGGGGCCGAGCAGGCGCGGCTCGAACAGGAACTGCAGCACGCCGAGAATGCCGTCGCAGAGGCCCGTAAAGCTGCGGGCGAAGCTGACGATGTGGCACGGCAGACGGCGGAATTCGAGAGCCAGATCCGGGCGTGCCAGGATGCGGAGGCGGCGCTCGAGTCGTGTCGTGAGGAGATGGAGCGGCTGCGCACGAAACGGGCGGCGGACGAGCAGACCGAGCGCGCGCTGCGCACCGAACTCGCGGACATCGGCGCGCGGCTGGAGGTGCTGGCGAAAGCGTCGGCGCGCTGCCCGTTGTGCGAGCAGGCGCTTGGGGATGAACTAAGGAAGCGGTTGCTGACCGACGCACGGTCGCTTGCAGACAGCAAAGAGGCATCTGCGGACGAGCTGACGCGGGCGGGCGAGGATGCTGCACGGACGCTCAAGCAGCTCGAAGCGAAGATGAGCAGTATCCAGCCTCACGTTGCGCGGGCGGGTCCGCTGCAGAAGCAGCTGGGCGAACTGCAGCGGAGGGCGGAAGAAGCACGCGCCGCAGGGACGAAGGCGGAGCGATTGGAGCAGCGGGCGCAGGAGCTTCGCCGGATGCTCGAGTCGCAGTCCTTCGCTCCTGAGGAACGGCGCCGATTGACCGCGGCCGAACAGAGACTCGCGGAGACAGCCTACGAACCGGCCGAGCATAGGCGGGTGCAGGAAACGATCCGCGCCCTCGCGGGCACGGAGAAGAAGCTTGGGGCGCTGGAGGCGGCGCGGGCGTCGCTGCCCCAGGACGAGGAGCACCTGGCGCAGGTGTGA
- a CDS encoding DUF4038 domain-containing protein: MSPRGARYSAVWCLVMLACASVGLARPAEPEGLKVSDHGRFLVRSDGTPFFWLGDTAWELFHRLDLPDSERYLRDRAEKGFTVIQAVVLAEFGGLTVPNANGDLPLLDGDPTRPNERYFAHVDAVVEAAARLGLYVGMLPTWGDKWNVKWGAGPEIFTPENAAIYGEFLGRRYRDQPIIWILGGDRAPENERHLAIVRAMAAGLRRGDRGRHLLTYHPPGGRSSGQWFHGDDWLSFNMIQSGHHARNNPNHRMIATDYARTPPKPCLDGEPCYEQIPIQFKPALGRFDDLDVRKAAYWAVFAGAHGHTYGANGIFQFHLPSRPGEFGAVVPWQEALSFPGAGQMRHLRALMESRPFLTRIPDQTLVVPEAPRQGQLTHLIYTRAADGLAVLYVNGRPEATQRVPGGLGNWDAKLRLALANEFTQDRPWRGEYRLVAIYDRALAASEAATRFRAGPGASPQSALALYTFTEGEGSVVKDRSGVPAGLDLHISDPSAVAWLKGGGLEVRAPVLIASDVPARELTAAIARSGAITIEAWITPADDAQTGPARVVTLSRDTGWRNLTLGQQGDGYEVRLRTTETSANGLPGVATGGREVLHVQATRDATGSYAMLYMATGGQTVTVDSSKLSGKRLRAWWCDPRTGAATAAEGDFPVGGQLQFTSPSDGPDWVLVLDDAAKRYPPPGRR; the protein is encoded by the coding sequence ATGAGCCCCCGGGGCGCTCGATATAGCGCGGTGTGGTGTCTCGTCATGCTGGCATGCGCCAGTGTGGGGTTGGCGCGACCGGCGGAGCCCGAAGGGCTGAAGGTCAGCGACCACGGCCGCTTCCTGGTTCGTTCGGATGGAACGCCGTTCTTCTGGCTGGGAGATACTGCTTGGGAACTCTTCCACAGGCTCGATCTGCCGGACAGCGAGCGCTATCTGCGGGACCGGGCGGAGAAGGGTTTCACAGTCATCCAGGCCGTGGTTCTGGCTGAGTTCGGCGGGCTCACCGTACCCAATGCGAATGGCGACCTGCCGCTGCTGGACGGCGACCCGACGCGGCCCAACGAGCGCTACTTCGCGCACGTGGACGCGGTGGTCGAAGCGGCCGCGAGGCTCGGCCTGTACGTCGGGATGCTGCCGACTTGGGGCGACAAGTGGAACGTCAAGTGGGGCGCAGGCCCGGAGATCTTCACGCCCGAGAACGCAGCGATCTACGGCGAGTTCCTTGGGCGCCGCTACCGGGACCAGCCCATCATCTGGATCCTCGGCGGCGATCGGGCGCCAGAGAACGAGCGGCATCTCGCCATCGTGCGCGCCATGGCAGCGGGGTTGCGCCGCGGCGACCGGGGAAGGCACCTGCTTACCTACCATCCACCCGGCGGGCGAAGCTCCGGGCAGTGGTTCCACGGAGACGACTGGCTCAGCTTCAACATGATCCAGAGCGGACACCATGCGCGCAACAACCCGAACCACCGCATGATCGCCACCGACTACGCGCGCACTCCCCCCAAGCCGTGCCTCGACGGCGAGCCGTGCTATGAGCAGATCCCGATCCAGTTCAAGCCGGCCCTCGGGCGCTTCGACGACCTCGACGTGCGAAAGGCCGCCTACTGGGCCGTTTTCGCGGGCGCCCACGGCCACACCTACGGCGCGAACGGCATCTTTCAGTTCCACCTCCCTTCCCGGCCGGGCGAGTTCGGTGCCGTTGTCCCCTGGCAGGAGGCACTGTCCTTTCCCGGCGCGGGACAAATGCGCCATCTGCGCGCGCTGATGGAGTCGCGGCCTTTTCTCACTCGCATTCCCGATCAGACCTTGGTTGTGCCAGAGGCGCCGCGGCAGGGGCAACTGACCCATCTCATCTATACTCGCGCGGCTGATGGCCTCGCGGTGCTGTACGTGAATGGCCGGCCGGAGGCGACGCAGCGGGTGCCGGGCGGGCTGGGGAATTGGGATGCCAAGCTTCGACTCGCTCTCGCCAACGAGTTCACGCAAGATCGGCCGTGGCGCGGGGAGTACCGCCTGGTCGCGATCTACGACCGGGCGCTTGCTGCCAGCGAGGCCGCGACGCGGTTTCGGGCGGGACCGGGGGCGTCGCCACAGAGCGCGCTTGCACTCTACACCTTCACCGAGGGCGAAGGAAGCGTGGTCAAGGACCGCTCCGGTGTTCCCGCCGGCCTCGATCTTCACATCAGCGATCCTTCTGCCGTCGCGTGGCTCAAGGGCGGAGGCCTCGAGGTTCGCGCGCCCGTGCTCATCGCCTCGGATGTGCCGGCCAGAGAACTGACGGCCGCCATCGCGAGGTCGGGGGCCATCACCATCGAGGCCTGGATCACACCGGCCGATGACGCACAGACCGGACCTGCGCGCGTCGTGACGCTCTCGCGGGATACCGGTTGGCGCAACCTCACGCTCGGCCAGCAGGGCGATGGGTATGAGGTGCGCCTGCGCACAACAGAGACTTCCGCAAACGGCTTGCCCGGGGTGGCGACTGGCGGACGGGAGGTGCTCCACGTGCAGGCGACGCGGGACGCGACAGGCTCCTACGCGATGCTCTACATGGCCACGGGCGGCCAGACGGTGACAGTGGATTCCAGCAAGCTATCGGGCAAGCGACTGAGGGCCTGGTGGTGCGATCCCCGCACGGGCGCGGCAACGGCGGCTGAGGGCGACTTCCCAGTCGGCGGCCAGCTTCAGTTCACCTCGCCAAGTGATGGGCCGGACTGGGTGCTGGTGCTCGACGACGCGGCGAAGCGCTATCCACCCCCCGGGAGACGGTGA
- a CDS encoding alpha-glucosidase/alpha-galactosidase, whose translation MARSPLRIVAIGAGSGFGRGTVVDLLAAPEVNELDCTLVLVDTDPAKLERMHKFALLVREHFGCNVKVEMTGDRREALAGASYVITSVAIKRYPLWEQDFRVPLAYGFKHVLGENGGPGAIFHALRNYELMIPICRDMEQLCPDALLLNYTNPESRIIRAVSDMTKIRSVGLCHGVFSSLGGASRILDKPVEEIDFLSGGLNHFYWVLKLADKRTGEDLYPRLRERALSDPDCPSMPPLVKKMVEVFGLYTYPSDDHIGEYLSFAHEFTGLRWHYGLESRQVPLQDEKPGPDWLEPYVSGEKPLDDKVLRRSGELAIVIILAIALDRSFRAEAVNVPNSEGHIAGLPADTVVEVPALVDGGGIHPLELPPIPEALLAFCRTQASIQKLVVEAYRERSRNLLLQALLLDPVVNSVANAEQMLDHMLELQKDYLPAFA comes from the coding sequence GTGGCAAGATCGCCGCTAAGGATAGTCGCAATCGGCGCCGGGAGCGGATTCGGAAGAGGAACCGTGGTGGATTTGCTCGCCGCGCCGGAGGTCAACGAACTCGACTGCACCCTCGTGCTCGTGGATACCGATCCGGCGAAGCTGGAGCGGATGCACAAGTTCGCGCTGCTCGTCCGAGAGCACTTCGGGTGTAACGTAAAGGTGGAGATGACCGGCGACCGCCGCGAAGCCCTGGCTGGCGCGAGCTACGTCATCACCTCCGTCGCCATCAAGCGCTACCCGCTGTGGGAACAGGACTTCAGGGTGCCTTTGGCCTACGGCTTCAAGCACGTCTTGGGCGAGAACGGCGGCCCCGGGGCGATCTTCCACGCGTTGCGCAACTACGAACTGATGATCCCGATCTGCCGCGACATGGAGCAGCTATGCCCGGACGCGCTGCTCCTGAACTACACCAACCCGGAGTCACGCATCATCCGGGCCGTGTCGGATATGACGAAGATACGATCCGTCGGACTGTGCCACGGCGTCTTCAGCTCCCTGGGCGGCGCGAGCCGGATCCTCGACAAGCCGGTGGAGGAGATAGACTTCCTGTCCGGCGGCTTGAACCACTTCTACTGGGTACTCAAGCTCGCGGACAAGCGGACCGGCGAGGACCTGTACCCGCGCCTGCGCGAACGGGCCCTGTCGGACCCGGACTGCCCGAGCATGCCGCCGCTGGTGAAGAAGATGGTCGAAGTGTTCGGGCTCTATACCTATCCCTCAGACGACCACATCGGTGAGTATCTCTCCTTCGCGCACGAGTTCACGGGACTGCGATGGCACTACGGACTTGAGAGCCGCCAGGTGCCGTTGCAAGACGAAAAGCCGGGACCGGATTGGTTGGAGCCGTATGTCAGCGGCGAGAAGCCGCTCGATGACAAGGTGCTGCGCCGGAGCGGGGAACTGGCGATAGTGATCATCCTCGCCATCGCGCTCGATCGGAGCTTCCGCGCGGAGGCGGTGAACGTGCCCAACTCCGAGGGGCATATCGCAGGCCTTCCGGCCGATACGGTGGTCGAGGTCCCGGCGTTGGTGGACGGCGGCGGAATCCATCCCCTGGAGCTGCCGCCGATCCCCGAGGCGCTGTTGGCGTTCTGCCGCACGCAGGCATCAATTCAGAAGCTCGTGGTCGAGGCCTACCGGGAGCGCTCGCGAAATCTCCTGCTCCAGGCCCTGCTTCTGGATCCCGTCGTCAACTCGGTCGCGAACGCCGAGCAGATGCTCGACCACATGCTGGAGCTGCAGAAAGACTATCTCCCGGCGTTCGCCTAG
- the infC gene encoding translation initiation factor IF-3, translating to MDRRGLRVNEAIRAPQVRLVDENGGQVGVVSSREALEIATTKGLDLIEVAPNANPPVCRIMDYGKYKYARSKRDRESRKKQKTAEMRGVRIRSPRIDEHDFNHKLKLLRRLLAEGDKVTVSLQFRSREMSHPEFGQRILKRLAEGVGDVAQVERHPSIEGRRMTMVIAPKAEKVEKADKGEKAEKADKGTQVEKTEAP from the coding sequence ATCGACAGAAGAGGCCTTCGGGTCAACGAAGCGATCCGCGCGCCGCAGGTCAGGCTGGTTGACGAGAACGGGGGGCAGGTCGGGGTCGTTTCCTCGCGCGAGGCGCTGGAGATTGCGACGACGAAGGGATTGGACCTGATCGAGGTCGCGCCCAATGCCAATCCCCCGGTCTGTCGCATCATGGATTACGGGAAGTACAAGTACGCCCGCAGTAAGCGTGATCGCGAGTCCCGCAAGAAACAGAAGACCGCCGAGATGCGGGGGGTGCGCATTCGCAGCCCGCGCATAGACGAGCACGACTTCAATCATAAGCTCAAGCTTCTGCGCCGGCTGCTCGCGGAGGGCGACAAGGTAACGGTGAGCCTGCAGTTCCGGAGCCGGGAGATGAGCCATCCCGAGTTCGGGCAGCGTATCCTCAAGCGGCTGGCGGAAGGCGTGGGCGACGTCGCTCAAGTCGAGAGGCACCCCTCTATCGAGGGGCGACGGATGACCATGGTCATCGCGCCGAAGGCCGAAAAGGTCGAGAAGGCCGACAAGGGCGAGAAGGCCGAGAAGGCCGACAAGGGCACGCAGGTCGAGAAAACCGAGGCGCCCTGA
- the rpmI gene encoding 50S ribosomal protein L35: protein MPKIRTHKSAAKRFRFTSTGKVVGRRTHKSHLLTHKSATRKRRLSRPRQITGGDAARIKRMLPYHGT from the coding sequence ATGCCCAAGATACGCACTCATAAGTCAGCAGCGAAGCGCTTCAGGTTCACGTCCACCGGGAAGGTGGTCGGGCGGCGCACTCATAAGAGCCACCTGCTCACGCACAAGAGCGCAACGCGCAAGCGTCGCCTGAGTCGCCCCCGCCAGATCACCGGAGGCGATGCGGCACGCATCAAGCGCATGCTGCCATATCACGGTACGTAG
- the rplT gene encoding 50S ribosomal protein L20, which translates to MPRARKGVAAHRRHKKIRDQAKGYWGARHRWIRPAKETTMRALAYAYRDRRQRKRDFRRLWIARINAAARSHGLSYSRFTEGLRKAGVEIDRKMLADLAVKDQVAFAELAKIAGAHATGPGSPPAP; encoded by the coding sequence ATGCCCCGAGCGCGAAAAGGCGTCGCCGCGCACCGGCGCCACAAGAAAATCAGGGATCAAGCCAAGGGATACTGGGGCGCGCGCCATCGGTGGATCCGACCCGCCAAGGAGACCACGATGCGCGCCTTGGCGTATGCCTACCGGGACCGGCGGCAGCGCAAGCGCGATTTTCGCCGACTGTGGATCGCTCGCATCAACGCGGCTGCGCGCAGCCACGGCCTGAGCTACAGCCGCTTCACCGAAGGCCTGCGCAAGGCAGGAGTCGAGATCGATCGGAAGATGCTGGCCGATCTCGCGGTCAAGGACCAAGTTGCTTTCGCCGAGCTTGCCAAGATCGCGGGCGCTCACGCCACCGGGCCGGGAAGCCCTCCCGCGCCCTGA
- a CDS encoding molybdopterin molybdotransferase MoeA: MSKIWKLHTLAEAWGELEHHLASSSLPAEAVGLDEALGRVTAQPVLCPEPLPPFSRSVVDGYAVRAADTHGATEGAPAYLKLAGKVRMGEAPGQALAEGQAMWIPTGGMLPEGSDAAVMVEYTREWDAAEIEIRRSAAPGENVVAMGDDVAQGSELLPAGRALRSPDIGALAALGIQSVAVRKRPVAAVFSTGNEIVPADASPAAGQIRDLNSWALAMAIRRVGGEPLRLGIVRDVLEDLVAALQDGVARADLVCVSGGSSVGPEDLVPQAIASLGGPGILTRGLNVRPGKPTIIAVAQGKPIFGLPGHPVSGLMVFDLIVERAMRHMLGLPSARPRTVKAILDRDLGSVPGRSDFVRVRLEAREEKLHAAPVLGKSAMISTLVGADGVLHIPPEVEVLRAGEEVQVSVFAEGQ; this comes from the coding sequence ATGAGCAAGATATGGAAGCTGCATACTCTGGCAGAGGCGTGGGGCGAACTGGAGCATCATCTTGCGTCATCTTCGCTGCCCGCCGAGGCAGTGGGCCTCGATGAAGCGCTTGGCCGCGTGACCGCGCAGCCGGTGTTGTGCCCCGAGCCGCTGCCCCCGTTTTCGCGTTCGGTGGTGGACGGTTACGCGGTGCGCGCAGCGGACACGCACGGCGCCACCGAAGGCGCGCCCGCCTACCTAAAGCTCGCGGGGAAGGTGCGTATGGGCGAGGCCCCAGGGCAGGCGCTTGCTGAGGGCCAGGCGATGTGGATTCCCACGGGCGGGATGCTGCCGGAGGGGTCCGACGCGGCCGTGATGGTGGAGTACACGCGTGAATGGGACGCGGCGGAGATCGAGATCCGGCGCAGCGCCGCGCCCGGCGAGAACGTGGTTGCGATGGGCGACGACGTGGCGCAGGGCTCCGAGCTTCTTCCCGCGGGACGCGCGCTGCGCTCGCCGGATATCGGCGCGCTGGCGGCGTTGGGGATCCAGTCGGTCGCGGTGCGCAAGCGTCCCGTCGCGGCCGTCTTCTCGACCGGCAACGAAATCGTGCCCGCCGATGCGTCGCCTGCCGCCGGCCAGATCCGCGACCTCAATTCGTGGGCCCTGGCGATGGCGATTCGCCGGGTCGGCGGAGAGCCGCTGCGCCTGGGCATCGTGCGCGACGTGCTGGAGGACCTGGTTGCGGCACTGCAAGACGGCGTCGCGCGTGCGGACCTGGTGTGCGTGTCTGGCGGCAGCAGCGTCGGCCCGGAGGATCTCGTGCCCCAGGCGATTGCGTCTCTCGGCGGACCCGGGATACTGACGCGCGGCCTCAACGTCCGCCCCGGCAAGCCGACCATCATAGCAGTCGCGCAGGGGAAACCCATCTTCGGCCTGCCCGGCCACCCGGTGTCGGGCCTGATGGTGTTCGACCTGATCGTCGAGCGGGCGATGCGGCACATGCTCGGCTTGCCGTCGGCGCGTCCGCGCACGGTCAAGGCGATTCTCGACCGCGACCTCGGTTCCGTTCCCGGGCGGTCCGACTTCGTCCGCGTGCGCCTGGAAGCCCGCGAGGAGAAGTTGCACGCCGCGCCCGTGCTCGGCAAGTCGGCGATGATTTCGACACTGGTCGGCGCGGACGGCGTGCTTCATATTCCGCCCGAGGTCGAAGTTCTGCGGGCGGGCGAAGAGGTTCAGGTCAGCGTGTTCGCGGAGGGGCAGTGA
- a CDS encoding molybdopterin biosynthesis protein yields the protein MRRDQKRAVVPLARAHELWREALDASGVGAAPTENVSAIQAQGRVTAEAIRAKQSSPHYHAAAMDGVAVTAAETIGASEVSPKRLRIPDDAEYINTGDALPEGRDTVIRIEDVAVLEDAVEITAAAAPWDNTRPTGEDVVATEVVLPEGHVIRPVDVAALIAGGVGEVAVRRKPRVAVIPTGSEVVEPGVAPAPGQIVDFDSYLLAGLLAERGCEPVRYGIVPDDLDALREAIARAAEECDAVAMIAGASAGSRDYTAQALSERGEVVVHGVAIRPGKPVILGTVGTKPFIGVPGYPVSAVICFEQFVEPLIARWLGVPEPAPETCAVVMSRDVPSVAGSEEFVRVRAGEVNGRLVAVPLGRGAGLVTSLVRADGVVRVPALSEGLAEGEEIECELRVPRQRLASTILITGSHDLSLDLLDSLVRRTQPGMRVASTHVGSQAGLKVLHDGCCHAAGTHLLDPETGEYNTAYVGRLFVPGEVSLVTVALRQQGLIVAPGNPLGLTSWADLARPGLRFINRQRGAGTRVLLDYELRRAGVDGAAIQGYRREVYTHLAVAAAVQSGAADAGVGIAAAAQALGLDFVPLAMERYELAVLKHALEREPVGTLIEVLRMDAFKEVLASLGGYDVSESGSVREA from the coding sequence ATGAGACGCGACCAGAAACGGGCGGTGGTGCCGCTCGCGCGCGCGCACGAGTTGTGGCGCGAGGCCCTGGATGCGTCCGGCGTGGGAGCGGCGCCGACCGAGAACGTGAGCGCGATACAAGCGCAGGGGCGCGTCACTGCGGAGGCGATCCGCGCAAAGCAATCCTCGCCGCACTACCACGCGGCGGCGATGGATGGCGTTGCCGTGACCGCCGCCGAGACCATCGGGGCGAGCGAGGTTTCGCCCAAGCGCTTGCGCATACCTGATGATGCCGAGTACATCAACACCGGCGACGCATTGCCGGAGGGCCGCGACACGGTGATTAGGATAGAAGACGTCGCGGTGCTTGAGGATGCAGTGGAGATCACGGCGGCGGCGGCACCATGGGACAACACGCGGCCGACCGGGGAAGATGTCGTGGCGACAGAGGTTGTTCTACCCGAGGGCCACGTCATCAGGCCGGTTGATGTCGCGGCGCTGATTGCGGGAGGGGTCGGTGAGGTGGCGGTGCGGCGCAAGCCTCGGGTTGCAGTGATCCCGACCGGTAGTGAGGTGGTCGAGCCGGGCGTGGCGCCCGCGCCCGGGCAGATCGTGGATTTCGACTCGTACTTGCTTGCCGGGCTGCTCGCGGAACGCGGATGCGAACCGGTGCGTTACGGCATCGTGCCCGACGACCTGGATGCCCTACGCGAGGCCATCGCGCGCGCGGCGGAGGAGTGCGACGCGGTGGCGATGATTGCCGGCGCATCAGCGGGCAGCCGAGATTACACGGCGCAAGCTTTGTCGGAACGCGGCGAGGTGGTGGTGCACGGCGTGGCGATACGGCCGGGCAAGCCCGTCATACTCGGGACGGTCGGCACGAAGCCGTTCATCGGGGTGCCCGGGTATCCCGTGTCGGCGGTGATTTGCTTCGAGCAGTTCGTCGAGCCGCTCATCGCGCGGTGGCTCGGTGTTCCCGAGCCGGCGCCGGAGACCTGCGCGGTGGTGATGTCGCGAGATGTGCCGTCGGTAGCGGGCAGCGAGGAGTTCGTGCGCGTCCGGGCGGGGGAAGTCAACGGTCGTCTCGTCGCGGTACCCCTCGGGCGTGGGGCGGGGCTCGTCACATCGCTGGTGCGGGCCGACGGCGTCGTGCGCGTTCCGGCGTTGAGTGAAGGGCTCGCCGAGGGCGAAGAGATCGAATGCGAGCTTCGCGTGCCCAGGCAACGGCTCGCTTCCACGATCCTCATCACCGGCAGCCACGACCTGAGCCTCGACCTCCTCGACAGCCTGGTGCGTCGGACGCAGCCGGGCATGAGAGTGGCTTCGACACACGTCGGCAGTCAGGCGGGCTTGAAGGTGCTCCACGACGGATGCTGCCACGCCGCCGGGACGCACCTGCTCGACCCTGAGACCGGCGAGTATAATACTGCGTATGTCGGTCGGCTCTTCGTGCCGGGGGAAGTGAGTCTGGTCACGGTGGCGCTGCGCCAGCAAGGACTGATAGTTGCGCCCGGAAATCCGCTGGGGCTGACGAGTTGGGCCGACCTCGCGCGGCCGGGTTTGCGTTTCATCAATCGCCAGCGCGGGGCGGGTACGCGGGTGCTGCTGGATTACGAATTGCGGCGCGCGGGCGTGGACGGGGCCGCGATTCAGGGCTACCGGCGCGAGGTGTACACGCACCTCGCTGTCGCCGCCGCGGTGCAATCCGGGGCGGCCGACGCGGGCGTGGGGATCGCGGCCGCGGCGCAGGCGCTGGGACTCGATTTTGTGCCCCTGGCGATGGAGCGGTACGAGTTGGCGGTGCTGAAGCATGCGCTGGAGAGGGAGCCTGTCGGCACGCTGATCGAAGTCCTGCGAATGGATGCGTTCAAAGAAGTGCTTGCATCGCTCGGCGGCTATGATGTGAGCGAGTCGGGCAGTGTGCGCGAGGCGTAG